The genomic DNA CGCAGGCGATCGCGCCGGCCTCGACGTTGTCCGTCTGCACCGTGGCGTCGGCCCCGGCGGCGGTGACATCCACCGCCACGACGGTGATGCCGGCGGCCTTGGCGCGGCGGATGGCGGGCATCAGCGCGTTGGGGTCCACCGCGTTCACCAGGATCAGGTCCACGCCGGAGGCGATGAAGTTGTCGATCTGGCTCGCCTGCTTGTTCAGGTCGTAATCGGCCGAGGTGGTCGTCACCTTCACGTTCGGGCCGATGGCATGGGCGGCATCGGCGACGCCCTTGCCCACCGCCACGAAATAGGGATTGCCCAGCGAGCCGACGCTCAGGCCGACGGATGTCACATCCTTGGCCATGCCCAGCCCGGTGGAGAGCAGCATCGCCGCGCCGGCGAGCAGGATGGTCTTCAGCATTCCGACGTTTTCCTTTTTCTCGGTTCTCGTTGTCGCGCGGCGGAGCGTGCGGCCCCGCCGCGATCGGTCAGGTCCGCGCGCTGCCCTGCAGCCGGAACCGGTCGAGCGCCACCGCTCCGATGATCACCAGCCCCTTGATGATGAACTGCCAGATGTCGGAGACGCCGGTGAGGATCAGCCCGTTGGTCAGCACGGCGATGATCAGCGCGCCGACCAGCGTGCCCCAGATCGAGCCGATGCCGCCGACGAAGCTGGTGCCGCCCAGGATCACCGCCGCGATGGCGTCCAGCTCATAGGACTGGCCGAGCTGCAGCCCGTTGGCGGCGAAGAGCCGCGCCGCCGCCATGGCGCCGCCCAGCCCGGCGAGCAGGCCGGAGGCCGCATAGACGAAGAGCAGCACCGCCCAGACCTTGATGCCCGACAGGCGCGCCGCGGCGGCATTGCCGCCCACGGCATAGATCCGCACGCCCAGCACGGTGCGGCGGAGCACGTACCAGGAGAGGACGATCACCGCGAGCGCGATCACCGCCAGCACGGGAATGCCGATGCCGGGTGCCACGGGGATGCTCGCCTCGCCGATGAAGGCAAAGGGCAGGTCCGGATTGAAGATGGTGGTGTCGCCGCCCATCAGCCGCGCCAGGCCCCGCACCGCGGTAAGCGAGCCCAGCGTGACGATGAAGGCCGGCAGCTTGCCGAAGGCGATCAGCGCGCCGTTGATCACCCCGAAGCCGAGCCCGGTGAGCAGCGCCGCGGGCAGGCCGAGCCAGCCCATCTCCGGCAGCAGCGAGACGATCAGCGCCGACATGGCCGAAGCCGCCAGCACCGAGCCCACCGAAAGGTCGATGCCGCCGGTCAGGATCACGAAGGTCATGCCGGCGCCCAGCACGCTGTTGATCGAGGCCTGCTGCGCCACGATCGACAGGTTCTGCACGCTGAAGAAGCGCCCCTCGCTCAGCACATGGAACAGGATGCAGAGCAGGATCAGCACCGGCAGCATGCCGATGGCCTGCAGCATGCTCCAGAGCTGCGCCCGGCGTGCCGAAAGCCCGGCGCCGCCCGGCATGACGGGGGCACCGGATGGCAGGGGCGCCTTCCCGGTCTCGCTCATCCGCGTTCCTCCCTGGCCTCATGCCCCGGCCTCAATGCGCGCCGGTCGCATGGGCGATGATGGCTTCCTGGGTGATCTCGGAGCCGCGCACCTCGCCGGCGATGCGCCCTTCGCGCATCACCAGGACGCGGTCGCAGATGCCGATGATCTCCGGCAACTCGCTGGAGATGACGATGACGCCCATGTCGCGCTGCGCCAGCTCGTCGATGATGCGGTACATCTCCGACTTGGCGCCGATATCGACGCCGCGCGTCGGCTCGTCGAGGATCAGCACCTGCGGCGCGGTTTCCAGCCAGCGCGACAACAGCACCTTCTGCTGGTTGCCGCCGGAAAGCCCGCCGACCGTGACCTGCGGGCTGGCGGCGCGCACGCGCAGCGCGCCGAAGGCATGGGCGGCGCGGCGGCGCCCGGCGGCGAGGTTGAGCACGCCGCCGGGCAGCGCGTCGCGGGCGATGACGCCGAGATTGATGTTGCCGCCGCAGGACATGTCGAGGA from Roseomonas gilardii includes the following:
- a CDS encoding ABC transporter permease subunit encodes the protein MSETGKAPLPSGAPVMPGGAGLSARRAQLWSMLQAIGMLPVLILLCILFHVLSEGRFFSVQNLSIVAQQASINSVLGAGMTFVILTGGIDLSVGSVLAASAMSALIVSLLPEMGWLGLPAALLTGLGFGVINGALIAFGKLPAFIVTLGSLTAVRGLARLMGGDTTIFNPDLPFAFIGEASIPVAPGIGIPVLAVIALAVIVLSWYVLRRTVLGVRIYAVGGNAAAARLSGIKVWAVLLFVYAASGLLAGLGGAMAAARLFAANGLQLGQSYELDAIAAVILGGTSFVGGIGSIWGTLVGALIIAVLTNGLILTGVSDIWQFIIKGLVIIGAVALDRFRLQGSART